A single region of the Paramicrobacterium fandaimingii genome encodes:
- a CDS encoding carbohydrate ABC transporter permease: MKALSSVRRAPLSLAAIVTVLLCLFPVYWMVTTAFKPTRDIQSEIPQLLPSTWTFEHFATAIGSDGFGLFWRNSILVTVSAVVLALIVALGAAFAVARMQWRGRRQFILMVFIAQMAPWESLIIPIYIIARDANMLDRLPTLTLIYFMITLPFTIVVLRGFIATIPPELEEAAQVDGCSRLTAFRRVAFPLLAPGLMATSMFGFITAWNEFAYANFLIIKEQSSRTLPVWLSSFQNVFGTDWGATMAASTLFALPALVIFLLLQRHVTSGFAAGAVKG; this comes from the coding sequence ATGAAGGCCCTCAGCAGCGTACGCCGTGCGCCCCTGTCGCTTGCCGCGATTGTCACAGTGCTCCTGTGCCTGTTTCCCGTCTACTGGATGGTGACGACAGCCTTCAAACCGACGCGCGACATTCAATCGGAGATTCCGCAACTACTGCCGAGCACGTGGACGTTCGAGCATTTCGCGACGGCGATCGGCTCGGACGGGTTCGGCCTGTTCTGGCGCAACAGCATCCTTGTGACGGTATCTGCCGTGGTTCTGGCTCTGATCGTCGCTCTTGGGGCAGCGTTCGCCGTCGCCCGGATGCAGTGGCGCGGCCGCAGGCAGTTTATTCTCATGGTATTCATCGCGCAGATGGCGCCGTGGGAATCACTGATCATTCCGATCTACATCATTGCCCGCGACGCAAATATGCTGGATCGGCTGCCGACGCTGACGCTGATCTATTTCATGATCACGCTGCCCTTCACCATCGTCGTGCTGCGGGGCTTTATCGCCACGATCCCGCCCGAGTTGGAGGAGGCAGCCCAGGTAGATGGATGCTCACGGCTCACCGCGTTTCGTCGCGTGGCGTTCCCGCTTCTCGCTCCCGGGCTCATGGCGACATCGATGTTCGGCTTCATCACCGCATGGAACGAATTCGCGTATGCGAACTTTCTCATCATCAAAGAGCAGAGCAGCCGCACACTGCCCGTCTGGCTGTCGTCATTTCAAAACGTCTTCGGCACGGACTGGGGTGCGACCATGGCCGCGTCGACACTTTTCGCACTACCCGCCCTCGTGATCTTTCTGCTTCTGCAGCGCCACGTTACGTCGGGATTCGCCGCTGGCGCCGTCAAAGGCTGA
- a CDS encoding carbohydrate ABC transporter permease — MTIVQKRMERPEAPSPQDPAPADAANPRHRRTNLWPYALIAPAVLGTAFLLVYPLIRAFVISLQDFKLAQLINGNAEFVGLKNYQTLFTDTRFWEVVARTFIFMACNVVLIMVLSTLVALMTARLGKFGRTMVLSSLVLAWAMPVIAAATVFQWMFNSEFGVVNWALTSLGFEQFDSYPWFAHGAAAFVILVLLVVWQSVPFAAITLYSALTTVPVELNESARLDGAGAWRLFRSVTFPMVRPIFMLVLCLEVIWTFKAFVQIWVITQGGPGNATTILPVYAVQRALSSQQYDLGAAASIVTVLILSGVLVLYFRQMFRQETDQ; from the coding sequence ATGACCATCGTCCAAAAACGAATGGAGCGTCCTGAGGCACCATCGCCGCAGGATCCGGCTCCGGCCGATGCGGCTAATCCTCGGCATCGGCGTACCAACCTGTGGCCCTATGCGCTGATCGCGCCCGCCGTTCTTGGCACCGCCTTCCTGTTGGTCTACCCGCTTATCCGCGCGTTCGTGATCTCACTTCAGGACTTCAAGCTCGCACAGCTGATCAATGGCAACGCCGAGTTTGTGGGATTGAAGAACTACCAGACGCTGTTTACTGACACTCGATTCTGGGAGGTGGTTGCGCGCACATTCATCTTTATGGCCTGCAATGTCGTGCTCATTATGGTGCTCTCCACCCTCGTCGCTTTGATGACGGCGCGGCTGGGCAAATTCGGGCGCACAATGGTGCTGAGTTCGCTCGTACTCGCGTGGGCGATGCCGGTCATCGCAGCGGCCACGGTGTTTCAGTGGATGTTCAACTCCGAGTTCGGCGTCGTGAACTGGGCGCTGACGAGCCTCGGTTTTGAGCAGTTCGACAGCTATCCCTGGTTTGCGCACGGAGCGGCGGCATTCGTCATTCTTGTGCTGCTTGTCGTGTGGCAGTCGGTGCCATTCGCAGCAATCACGCTGTACTCAGCGCTCACGACGGTACCGGTCGAACTCAACGAATCGGCGCGACTCGATGGTGCGGGCGCCTGGCGGCTGTTTCGCTCCGTCACATTTCCCATGGTGAGACCGATCTTCATGCTCGTTCTCTGCCTCGAAGTGATCTGGACGTTCAAGGCATTCGTGCAGATCTGGGTCATCACGCAAGGCGGTCCGGGAAACGCGACGACAATTCTTCCCGTCTACGCCGTGCAGCGTGCGCTCTCGTCGCAGCAGTACGACCTCGGTGCCGCCGCCTCGATTGTCACTGTGCTCATTCTCTCTGGAGTTCTCGTTCTCTACTTCCGCCAGATGTTCCGTCAGGAGACCGACCAATGA
- a CDS encoding extracellular solute-binding protein, protein MKSRMIAGASALALAATLSACSSGTAEAGGTTTIDVWLMRDSVSEDFQTTFEREFEAEHPDIDAKIQIQEWDGIGEKVVAALASNDPPDIIEIGNSQMPQYSQSGGLLDLSDKVDDLGGEEWIPGLADPAVWDGKTYGVPYYAANRVVIYNKTLFEAAGIDAGSITTRDQWIAATTALNSGDIQGIYLPGQSWHALAGFTWDEGGTFASQDGENWTGTLDTPEAMAGMKFYAQLQALGNGPKDSDVASPPQTDIMASGDVAQIISAPGGARSVIAANPELEGKLGFFPIPGKTADTPGAVYVGGSELVIPAASDAPEAAYTFIKALSGEKWQRKLAAAMGYVPNKPSLADAVADDPGAAAMAVAGTQNGHSTPIAPGWAAVEAQNIIHDYMTAVLTGGDPAEEAQKASDEITRAMNQAS, encoded by the coding sequence ATGAAATCACGCATGATCGCCGGTGCATCCGCACTCGCTCTCGCCGCAACCCTCAGCGCCTGCAGCTCTGGCACGGCCGAAGCCGGCGGCACGACGACAATCGATGTCTGGCTGATGCGCGACAGCGTCTCTGAAGACTTCCAGACGACGTTCGAGAGGGAGTTTGAGGCAGAGCATCCTGACATCGACGCGAAGATCCAGATTCAGGAATGGGATGGTATCGGCGAGAAAGTCGTTGCGGCACTCGCAAGCAACGACCCACCCGACATCATCGAGATCGGAAACTCGCAGATGCCGCAGTACTCTCAGAGCGGCGGGCTGCTCGACCTGAGCGACAAGGTCGATGACCTGGGCGGTGAGGAATGGATCCCCGGGTTGGCAGATCCGGCCGTATGGGACGGCAAGACGTACGGTGTGCCGTACTACGCCGCGAACCGCGTCGTCATCTACAACAAGACGCTCTTCGAAGCGGCGGGCATCGACGCCGGGAGCATCACGACGAGGGACCAGTGGATCGCCGCCACAACGGCGTTGAACTCGGGCGATATTCAGGGAATCTATCTGCCAGGGCAGAGCTGGCACGCTCTTGCCGGGTTCACCTGGGACGAGGGCGGCACATTTGCCTCGCAAGACGGCGAGAACTGGACCGGAACACTGGATACCCCTGAGGCGATGGCCGGCATGAAATTCTATGCACAGCTTCAGGCTCTCGGCAACGGTCCCAAAGACTCCGATGTCGCCTCGCCCCCGCAGACCGACATCATGGCGAGCGGCGATGTTGCGCAGATTATTTCTGCACCGGGCGGAGCACGCAGCGTGATTGCCGCCAACCCGGAGCTCGAGGGCAAACTCGGATTCTTTCCCATTCCGGGAAAGACCGCGGACACACCGGGTGCCGTGTACGTCGGGGGCTCCGAGCTGGTGATCCCCGCCGCATCCGATGCGCCGGAGGCGGCATACACGTTCATCAAAGCGCTGAGTGGTGAGAAGTGGCAGCGCAAGCTTGCCGCTGCCATGGGGTATGTGCCGAACAAGCCGAGCCTTGCGGATGCTGTCGCAGACGATCCCGGTGCGGCAGCCATGGCTGTCGCCGGCACTCAGAACGGACACAGCACTCCGATCGCACCAGGATGGGCTGCCGTCGAAGCGCAGAACATCATTCACGATTACATGACTGCCGTGCTCACAGGCGGTGATCCGGCGGAGGAAGCGCAGAAGGCCTCAGACGAGATCACGCGCGCCATGAATCAGGCCAGCTGA
- a CDS encoding GntR family transcriptional regulator, whose product MSPADSGTVLKRERVRSHILEIIESRETGDPIPSERALCADLGVSRPTLRAAVDELVAAGLLVREHGRGMFVAPEKITQELLGDAHAMKAPLAEGTWSSRVIESTRIQAGARIGRKLHISPGAEILYVARLCLVDGSPIAIEHLHFPASQISELTEQELESGDLYEHLRAHHGVHVFEAVQSIEPTVVNADEAELLDVPELSPALLFERLTTDTGSTPVEYVHSVYRGDRYRIVSRLTLGRQPGEAGQTTSDGHHPGFPIGEFSRGESVSTTTIGDVHAG is encoded by the coding sequence GTGTCACCTGCAGATTCGGGGACGGTTCTCAAGCGCGAGCGTGTGCGCAGTCATATCCTCGAGATCATCGAATCGCGCGAAACCGGCGATCCGATTCCGTCAGAGCGTGCGCTGTGCGCAGACCTCGGCGTCTCTCGACCGACGTTGCGAGCTGCCGTCGACGAGCTGGTCGCCGCGGGGTTGCTCGTGCGTGAGCACGGACGCGGAATGTTCGTCGCACCCGAGAAGATCACCCAAGAGCTTCTCGGCGACGCACACGCGATGAAGGCACCATTGGCGGAGGGCACGTGGTCAAGTCGGGTGATCGAATCCACCCGCATCCAGGCGGGAGCACGTATTGGGCGCAAACTGCACATCTCTCCCGGAGCCGAGATCCTCTACGTCGCCCGGCTGTGCCTCGTCGACGGCTCGCCGATCGCGATCGAGCATCTGCACTTCCCGGCATCCCAGATTTCGGAACTCACGGAGCAGGAATTGGAAAGCGGCGACCTCTATGAGCACCTGCGCGCCCACCATGGTGTGCACGTGTTCGAGGCCGTGCAGTCGATTGAGCCAACGGTGGTGAACGCCGACGAGGCAGAGCTGCTCGACGTGCCGGAACTATCGCCCGCCCTCTTATTCGAACGACTCACAACCGACACCGGCAGCACACCCGTTGAGTACGTGCATTCCGTGTACCGCGGTGACCGCTACCGCATCGTGTCGCGGCTGACCCTCGGCAGGCAACCGGGCGAAGCAGGCCAGACCACATCCGACGGTCACCACCCGGGGTTCCCCATCGGGGAATTTTCGCGAGGCGAATCGGTCAGCACGACAACGATTGGCGACGTTCACGCCGGATGA
- a CDS encoding DUF4440 domain-containing protein — MSATETTQKFFDAYTQALLDRDATAIAQLYAVPALILFPGQSVPVTSVEQTQQFFDSSFEQYHGISEADSDIAIVAETAHSIWADVTWTYGGERQERFIYQLVLADTAWKIAVLTPLSL; from the coding sequence ATGAGCGCGACAGAGACGACGCAGAAATTCTTCGACGCATACACCCAAGCGCTGCTCGACCGCGATGCCACAGCGATCGCGCAGCTCTACGCTGTGCCGGCGCTGATCCTCTTTCCGGGGCAATCCGTTCCCGTGACCAGTGTCGAGCAGACGCAGCAATTCTTTGATTCGTCGTTCGAGCAGTACCACGGAATCAGCGAGGCTGATTCTGACATTGCGATTGTGGCCGAGACAGCGCACAGCATCTGGGCCGATGTCACGTGGACGTACGGCGGTGAGCGCCAAGAACGCTTCATCTACCAGCTCGTGCTCGCCGACACCGCGTGGAAGATCGCCGTGCTGACGCCTCTGAGCCTCTGA
- a CDS encoding HNH endonuclease signature motif containing protein, producing the protein MFEPKACGGRVGPIPMGDEARGEVALRPFFMVHDYVYLDDEMHAPIVETSDTAALALEELEREQERLLGQQAVVAEKLEAARVAFRNQRDAILVHGSSTALEDDEALRRAFSAEVATRLHVTDRTASNMVEEAKTVINDLPELADAWRVGWVSQQHVRAAAHQAWDVPKEARLAFDSAITPKARTQTSTRFQQTARKLRERLHPETIQERTKQAFAERRVDVCEENDGMASITLTHSADVVLSIDASARALAKRRMGETPGEQRTLTQLRADITAEALLSQLGAETLRIGTFNDGAEHETVEPETDADAEAEVAEPEGDETERAEADAAEPEGAPSDEATALSGLTAAQLAAMRPGVVITVPAETLFGNGDEPASLGGYGPIDLDLARDIICQASRFHRVLTSPVDGSTVAIDPTKYRLSEQVKRLIRTRDGTCGFPGCDVPAQRCDIDHVVAWADGGRSTPENLMSLCRRHHTLKHSTRWRSEAQPDGSLLWTSPTGAQHSVQRE; encoded by the coding sequence ATGTTTGAACCGAAGGCGTGTGGGGGTCGGGTTGGTCCGATTCCGATGGGTGATGAGGCCCGCGGTGAGGTAGCTTTGCGTCCGTTTTTCATGGTTCATGACTACGTGTATCTCGATGATGAGATGCATGCTCCGATTGTGGAGACGAGTGACACGGCGGCGTTGGCGTTGGAGGAGTTGGAGCGGGAACAGGAGAGGTTGCTGGGTCAGCAGGCGGTGGTGGCCGAGAAGCTTGAGGCGGCCCGGGTGGCGTTCCGCAATCAACGGGACGCGATTCTCGTGCACGGGTCCTCCACGGCGCTGGAGGATGATGAGGCTTTGCGTCGGGCGTTCAGTGCGGAGGTGGCGACGCGTTTGCATGTGACGGATCGCACGGCGTCGAACATGGTTGAAGAGGCGAAGACTGTGATCAATGATCTTCCCGAGTTGGCGGATGCGTGGCGTGTGGGTTGGGTGTCGCAGCAGCACGTTCGTGCTGCCGCTCATCAGGCGTGGGATGTTCCGAAAGAGGCCCGGCTCGCCTTCGATTCCGCGATCACGCCGAAGGCGCGCACGCAGACGTCGACACGGTTTCAGCAGACGGCCCGGAAGCTTCGTGAGAGGCTGCATCCTGAGACGATCCAGGAGCGCACGAAGCAGGCGTTCGCAGAACGTCGCGTTGATGTGTGTGAAGAGAATGACGGGATGGCGAGCATCACCCTGACGCATTCCGCCGATGTGGTCCTCTCCATCGATGCCAGTGCCCGTGCGTTGGCGAAGCGACGCATGGGGGAAACCCCGGGCGAGCAGCGCACGTTGACGCAGTTGCGTGCCGACATCACGGCCGAGGCACTCCTCTCCCAGCTCGGCGCAGAAACGCTGCGCATCGGCACCTTCAACGACGGCGCCGAGCACGAAACGGTTGAGCCCGAAACTGACGCTGACGCTGAGGCTGAGGTGGCGGAGCCTGAGGGTGATGAGACCGAGCGTGCCGAGGCTGATGCGGCGGAGCCCGAGGGTGCACCGTCAGATGAGGCGACAGCGCTGTCGGGTTTGACGGCGGCGCAGTTGGCGGCGATGCGTCCCGGTGTGGTGATCACGGTTCCCGCCGAGACACTCTTCGGTAACGGTGACGAACCTGCATCGCTGGGCGGATACGGCCCCATCGATCTCGACTTGGCGAGAGACATCATCTGCCAGGCGTCACGTTTTCACCGGGTGCTGACCAGCCCGGTTGATGGGTCAACGGTTGCGATCGATCCGACCAAGTACCGGTTGAGTGAGCAGGTGAAGCGGCTGATTCGCACGAGAGACGGAACCTGCGGGTTCCCCGGCTGCGATGTTCCCGCCCAACGCTGCGACATCGACCATGTCGTCGCGTGGGCAGACGGCGGACGAAGCACGCCCGAAAACCTGATGAGCCTCTGTCGCCGACACCACACACTGAAACACTCGACACGCTGGCGATCAGAAGCACAACCAGACGGCAGCCTGCTCTGGACATCACCAACCGGCGCCCAACACTCAGTGCAACGAGAATGA
- a CDS encoding PfkB family carbohydrate kinase — translation MTPVHTLVVGDTNPDFILRGDVKPRFGQAEQLLTSADLVLGGSASIVASGLVKLDVDTGLLATVGSDYFGTLTEKYLAECGIDTSEVLKSPGGATGISVILSQPDDRSIFTFPGVIPTLSIDAVRASIRRAQPKHVHFSSYFLVPELATGLPALLDEITAEGITTSVDTNWDPSEQWTGLDEVLPRITHFMPNRQELRAVGAGYADDPAGSDEDIALALARLGPVVIVKRGSEGGLVVTPQGHVHTVDVPDVSVVDTTGAGDSFNAAYIAAMAHGVVDEDERLRWATLAGSHSVTRSGGTGAQIHRTELRETLDAVGVANG, via the coding sequence ATGACGCCGGTGCACACACTCGTCGTCGGAGACACGAACCCCGATTTCATCTTGCGCGGCGACGTCAAACCCCGCTTCGGGCAGGCCGAGCAGCTCTTGACCTCGGCCGACCTCGTGCTCGGTGGCAGTGCGTCAATCGTCGCTTCGGGTCTCGTGAAGCTCGACGTCGATACCGGATTGCTCGCAACGGTCGGCAGCGATTATTTCGGCACGCTCACCGAAAAGTACCTCGCCGAGTGCGGCATTGACACCTCGGAGGTGCTGAAATCCCCCGGAGGCGCAACCGGAATCTCGGTCATCCTGTCTCAGCCGGATGACCGCTCGATCTTCACGTTTCCCGGGGTGATTCCGACGCTGTCGATCGACGCGGTACGCGCAAGCATCCGCCGTGCACAGCCCAAGCACGTGCACTTCTCCTCGTACTTCCTCGTGCCGGAGCTTGCCACGGGGCTTCCCGCGCTGCTTGATGAGATCACCGCCGAGGGCATCACGACGAGTGTCGACACCAACTGGGATCCGAGCGAGCAATGGACGGGCCTCGACGAGGTGCTGCCGCGCATCACCCACTTCATGCCCAACCGGCAAGAGCTGCGTGCGGTCGGCGCAGGCTATGCCGACGATCCCGCCGGCTCCGACGAAGACATCGCGTTGGCGCTCGCGCGTCTCGGCCCGGTCGTCATCGTCAAGCGTGGTTCAGAGGGCGGGCTCGTTGTGACGCCGCAGGGCCACGTGCACACTGTTGATGTGCCCGACGTGAGCGTCGTCGATACGACGGGTGCAGGCGACAGCTTCAACGCCGCGTACATTGCCGCCATGGCGCATGGCGTCGTCGATGAAGACGAGAGGCTGAGGTGGGCGACGCTTGCCGGGTCGCATTCGGTCACGCGGTCGGGCGGAACGGGTGCCCAGATTCACCGCACGGAGTTGCGCGAGACCCTGGATGCCGTGGGAGTCGCCAACGGCTGA
- a CDS encoding carbohydrate ABC transporter permease, producing the protein MVATQEAIGVPPRTAVPSVRRRRRTISGWHFALAPIALVFVIPFVQMILAALSPAAELVKFPPPFVPSALTFENFAKLFATTNVLQWVMNSVLVSAVAILAHIILCSLAGYGFARLRFRGRNMSFFLIIATIMLPTQLLMIPTYILFSKIGLINTLGAAMVPWLASAFGIFLMRQFFLSLPAELEEAGMLDGCSRWGIFFRIVLPLAKPALATLAIFTLLSSWNDLIWPLIAINDPSAFTIQLGIANFQGARQTEWGLLMAGNVIAVLPLVVFFLIAQKQFIQTMTFSGLKG; encoded by the coding sequence ATGGTTGCCACTCAAGAAGCCATCGGGGTGCCGCCGCGCACCGCCGTCCCCTCGGTGAGGCGCAGACGTCGCACAATCAGCGGGTGGCATTTTGCGCTCGCGCCGATTGCGCTCGTCTTCGTGATTCCCTTCGTGCAGATGATTCTCGCTGCCCTGTCGCCCGCCGCAGAGCTCGTGAAGTTTCCTCCGCCGTTCGTGCCCAGCGCGCTGACGTTTGAGAACTTTGCCAAACTGTTTGCGACGACAAACGTGCTGCAGTGGGTGATGAACTCCGTCTTGGTGTCGGCCGTCGCCATTCTTGCCCACATCATTCTGTGTTCGCTTGCGGGCTACGGCTTTGCGCGCCTCCGCTTTCGCGGGCGCAACATGAGCTTCTTTCTGATTATCGCGACGATCATGCTGCCAACGCAGCTGCTGATGATTCCGACGTACATTCTGTTCTCGAAGATCGGGCTCATCAACACGCTCGGCGCCGCCATGGTGCCCTGGCTCGCCTCAGCATTCGGAATCTTTCTCATGCGGCAGTTCTTCTTGAGCCTTCCCGCCGAGCTCGAAGAGGCGGGAATGCTTGACGGATGCTCCCGCTGGGGCATTTTCTTTCGCATCGTGCTGCCGCTGGCCAAGCCCGCACTGGCGACGCTCGCCATCTTCACGCTGCTGAGCTCGTGGAATGACCTGATCTGGCCCCTGATCGCGATCAACGATCCGAGCGCCTTCACCATTCAGCTCGGCATCGCCAACTTCCAGGGAGCGCGCCAAACAGAGTGGGGACTCCTGATGGCGGGGAACGTCATCGCCGTTCTCCCCCTCGTTGTGTTCTTCCTCATCGCGCAGAAGCAATTCATACAGACAATGACATTCTCAGGACTGAAAGGATGA
- a CDS encoding carbohydrate ABC transporter permease, protein MSQTRMLVAPGASMKDGAPGRKKGARRFFEGWTFIGPATLIVVGLTIFPAVWAFILSLQEWDGFSEPTFVGGDNYARLVGDPEFLDSVMHTLFYTVLFVPSSVLAGLFLAVALNRRIRFIGIYRTAIFVPFVASAAATGILTTYLFSPQFGVVNNVMRVIGLPQQKWLEDPSQAMVVIAIMSLWGQAAFTTVIYLAALQDIPGELIEAARIDGASRWQTFWRVVFPQLAPVTVFVTIWQMIEAIKLFDLVFTTTKGGPLDATKTIVYFVWERAFKGLEFGYGSASAYVLFAITLLITIAVVVYSRRGGKEAF, encoded by the coding sequence ATGAGCCAGACACGGATGCTTGTAGCGCCGGGAGCCTCGATGAAAGACGGGGCTCCCGGCCGGAAGAAGGGCGCACGCCGCTTCTTCGAAGGATGGACGTTCATTGGCCCGGCGACGCTGATCGTCGTCGGGCTGACGATCTTCCCCGCGGTGTGGGCGTTCATTCTCTCGTTGCAGGAGTGGGACGGCTTCAGCGAGCCGACGTTCGTCGGCGGTGACAACTACGCGCGGCTGGTCGGTGACCCCGAGTTTCTCGACTCGGTGATGCACACACTGTTCTACACTGTGCTGTTCGTTCCCTCGTCTGTGCTCGCCGGGCTGTTTCTCGCCGTGGCGTTGAATCGCCGCATCCGCTTCATTGGTATTTATCGCACCGCGATCTTCGTTCCGTTCGTCGCCTCCGCGGCGGCCACCGGCATTCTCACGACCTACCTCTTCAGCCCGCAGTTCGGTGTCGTCAACAACGTGATGCGGGTCATCGGCCTTCCGCAGCAGAAGTGGCTGGAAGACCCGTCTCAGGCGATGGTGGTGATCGCCATCATGTCGCTCTGGGGCCAGGCGGCGTTCACGACGGTCATCTACCTCGCTGCTCTGCAAGACATTCCAGGCGAGCTCATCGAGGCAGCGCGCATCGACGGCGCCAGCCGCTGGCAGACGTTCTGGCGCGTTGTTTTTCCTCAACTCGCCCCCGTCACCGTGTTCGTGACGATCTGGCAGATGATCGAGGCGATCAAGCTCTTCGACCTTGTCTTCACAACGACAAAGGGTGGGCCGCTCGACGCGACGAAAACGATCGTGTACTTCGTATGGGAGCGCGCCTTCAAGGGGCTCGAGTTCGGGTACGGCTCCGCAAGCGCGTACGTGCTCTTCGCGATCACGCTGCTCATCACCATCGCCGTTGTCGTGTATTCCCGCCGCGGTGGCAAGGAGGCTTTCTGA
- a CDS encoding ABC transporter substrate-binding protein, whose translation MTYHPELKRTGLKRTVLAGAALATAGIMVLSGCSAQQGATTLDKDADVTITMWSGQTDEAQDLIETLAKEFEDEHPNVTIDLSAGASSTEQLLQKLSAGFAGNSYPDISYAFGAWASQLEASGRTLDITEKVSEPDVKWDEFSEAARKTVQPTGEKTIGFPAIVDNLSLIYNKTVFDKAGVEYPDENWDWSDFRDAAKKMTDAETNTYGYGYSVSGSEETTWQFWPHLWQNGGEILSDDQSEAAFASDAGVKALTFLQDMAVTDKSIYLDQTDTKFGQLFASDRIGMITSGPWQLYDLVKAGTDYGVTVLPGTDGNHQTVSGPDIWALFDHKDKNREYWAYEFVEWLTSAEQDVRWNVAIGNLPLRSSEVDSEAFKEQAAQYPGLDIMAANNANAEKARPTVPGYVNLSEAIGGAISQVLQGQSDPAEALKAAAEKANEKLGESK comes from the coding sequence ATGACGTATCACCCAGAGCTCAAACGAACAGGGCTCAAACGCACAGTCCTCGCCGGTGCGGCCCTCGCAACAGCAGGCATCATGGTGCTGTCTGGCTGCAGCGCACAGCAGGGCGCGACAACGCTCGACAAAGACGCCGACGTGACAATCACGATGTGGTCGGGGCAGACAGACGAGGCCCAAGATCTGATTGAAACGTTGGCGAAGGAGTTCGAAGACGAGCATCCGAATGTCACAATCGATCTCTCGGCTGGCGCCTCGTCAACCGAGCAGCTGCTGCAGAAGCTCTCTGCCGGGTTCGCAGGCAACAGCTACCCCGACATCTCGTACGCGTTCGGTGCCTGGGCCAGCCAGCTCGAAGCATCCGGTCGCACGCTCGACATCACAGAAAAAGTGAGCGAGCCCGACGTGAAGTGGGACGAGTTCTCGGAGGCCGCGCGCAAGACCGTGCAACCGACGGGGGAGAAGACGATCGGCTTTCCCGCGATCGTCGACAACCTCTCGCTCATCTACAACAAGACGGTGTTCGATAAAGCGGGCGTCGAGTACCCAGACGAGAACTGGGATTGGAGCGACTTCCGCGACGCGGCGAAGAAGATGACGGATGCCGAGACGAACACGTACGGCTACGGCTACTCGGTGTCGGGCTCAGAAGAGACGACGTGGCAGTTCTGGCCGCATCTGTGGCAGAACGGCGGCGAGATTCTGAGCGACGACCAGAGCGAGGCGGCGTTCGCCTCTGACGCCGGTGTGAAGGCGCTCACCTTCCTTCAAGACATGGCTGTCACAGACAAGAGCATCTACCTCGACCAGACAGACACCAAGTTCGGCCAGCTCTTCGCGAGCGACCGCATCGGAATGATCACGTCGGGCCCGTGGCAGCTCTATGACCTGGTGAAGGCCGGAACCGACTATGGGGTCACCGTGCTTCCTGGCACAGACGGCAACCATCAGACGGTGTCCGGTCCCGACATCTGGGCGCTGTTCGACCACAAAGACAAGAACCGCGAGTACTGGGCGTATGAGTTTGTCGAGTGGCTGACGAGTGCCGAGCAGGACGTGCGCTGGAACGTCGCCATCGGCAACCTGCCGCTGCGCTCGAGCGAGGTCGACTCCGAGGCCTTCAAGGAGCAGGCGGCGCAATACCCCGGTCTCGACATCATGGCCGCGAACAATGCAAACGCCGAGAAGGCCCGTCCAACGGTGCCGGGCTACGTCAACCTCTCTGAGGCCATCGGCGGGGCGATCTCGCAGGTGCTGCAGGGTCAGAGCGACCCGGCAGAGGCACTGAAGGCCGCGGCCGAGAAGGCAAACGAGAAGCTCGGGGAATCCAAGTAG
- a CDS encoding MarR family winged helix-turn-helix transcriptional regulator, protein MPLQARAEFAVLAALEECGPLSQADLGRRLGLDRNNVNDIVGRLHTTSRVIRSIDPADRRRNTVAMTEEGRLYLDELQAVTDQVQAELTEALSNDERAQLRALLEKLLSFHPTLPS, encoded by the coding sequence ATGCCGTTGCAAGCACGCGCCGAATTCGCCGTCCTCGCCGCACTCGAGGAATGCGGTCCGTTGAGTCAGGCGGATCTTGGACGGCGACTCGGGCTCGACCGCAATAACGTCAACGACATCGTTGGGCGACTGCATACGACGAGCCGGGTCATCCGTTCCATCGACCCCGCTGACCGACGACGAAACACTGTCGCGATGACCGAGGAAGGGCGTCTCTACCTCGACGAGCTGCAGGCGGTCACGGACCAGGTTCAAGCCGAACTCACCGAGGCGCTCTCGAACGATGAGAGGGCACAGCTGCGCGCGCTACTGGAGAAACTCCTCAGTTTCCACCCAACGCTGCCCAGCTGA